The following proteins are encoded in a genomic region of Mycobacterium kiyosense:
- a CDS encoding 3-ketosteroid-9-alpha-hydroxylase oxygenase subunit, whose product MSQSDADEIRLIEAQAAPTRFARGWHCLGLVRDYGDGKPHAVKAFGQQLVVFRSADGKINVLDGFCRHMGGNLAEGTVKGNEIACPFHDWRWGGDGRCKKVPYAKRTPRLARTATWTTLEQDGMLFVWNDPEHHPPPPEVTIPRIDGATSDEWTDWHWYTTVVGSNCREIIDNVVDMAHFFYIHGSLPTYFKNIFEGHVATQYMNGEGRPDMGSGGVALLGTTSVASYFGPSFMIDDLTYHYDDGDQRTILINCHYPIDASSFVLQYGIIVKKSSRLPDEQAMQTAISLGDYVKMGFEQDVEIWRHKARIDNPLLVEEDGPVYQLRRWYDQFYVDVADVQPDMVDRFEFELDTTRPHEAWMKEIEANLAARAGSASR is encoded by the coding sequence ATGTCGCAATCCGATGCCGACGAGATCCGGCTCATCGAAGCGCAGGCCGCCCCGACGCGGTTCGCCCGCGGCTGGCACTGCCTGGGGCTGGTCCGGGATTACGGGGACGGCAAGCCGCACGCGGTCAAAGCGTTCGGTCAGCAGCTCGTCGTGTTCCGCAGCGCAGACGGCAAAATCAATGTGCTGGACGGCTTTTGCCGGCACATGGGCGGGAACCTGGCGGAGGGGACCGTCAAGGGCAACGAGATCGCCTGCCCGTTCCACGATTGGCGCTGGGGCGGTGACGGCCGCTGCAAGAAGGTCCCCTACGCCAAACGCACGCCGCGACTGGCCCGCACCGCGACCTGGACCACGCTGGAACAGGACGGCATGCTGTTCGTCTGGAACGACCCGGAGCACCACCCGCCGCCGCCCGAGGTCACCATTCCGCGCATCGACGGAGCAACCAGCGACGAATGGACCGATTGGCACTGGTACACCACCGTGGTCGGCAGCAACTGCCGCGAGATCATCGACAACGTTGTCGACATGGCCCACTTCTTCTACATCCACGGCTCGCTGCCCACCTACTTCAAGAACATCTTCGAAGGCCACGTGGCCACCCAGTACATGAACGGGGAGGGCCGGCCCGACATGGGGTCCGGAGGTGTGGCGCTGCTCGGCACCACGTCGGTGGCATCGTATTTCGGGCCGTCGTTCATGATCGACGACCTGACCTACCACTACGACGACGGCGACCAGCGGACCATCCTGATCAACTGCCACTATCCGATCGACGCGAGTTCCTTTGTGCTGCAATACGGAATTATCGTCAAGAAGTCGTCGAGGCTGCCCGACGAGCAGGCTATGCAGACCGCGATCAGCCTCGGCGACTACGTGAAGATGGGCTTCGAGCAAGACGTCGAGATCTGGCGGCACAAGGCGCGCATCGACAACCCGTTGCTGGTCGAGGAGGACGGACCGGTCTACCAACTGCGGCGCTGGTACGACCAGTTCTACGTCGATGTCGCCGACGTGCAGCCAGACATGGTGGACCGCTTCGAATTTGAGCTGGACACCACGCGACCGCACGAGGCATGGATGAAGGAGATCGAGGCGAACTTGGCTGCCCGCGCGGGCTCAGCCAGCCGTTAA
- a CDS encoding short-chain dehydrogenase, producing MTDSARVAVVTGASRGAGLGIATALSAQGWRVYGTGRSITEAPAGGVAVRVDHSDDDAVAALFGQVASAEGRLDLLVNNAAVISDELVSPKPFWEKPLALADVLNVGLRSSYVASWYAAPLLVAQQRGLIAFTSSPGSVCYMHGPAYGAQKAGVDKMVADMAVDFRGTGVATASIWMGILLTERLRGAFAGNAAALAKTAEHAETPEFTGYLIDALYGDPALDELSGQTFIGAELAERYGITDEGGRRPPSHRHLAEPRVPSTVVVR from the coding sequence ATGACTGACTCGGCCAGGGTCGCGGTGGTAACCGGGGCCAGTCGCGGTGCGGGCCTTGGTATCGCCACGGCATTGAGTGCGCAAGGGTGGCGGGTGTATGGGACGGGACGCAGCATCACTGAGGCGCCCGCTGGGGGCGTTGCCGTTCGCGTCGACCACAGCGACGACGATGCCGTCGCCGCGCTGTTCGGGCAGGTGGCATCCGCTGAGGGGCGGCTGGATCTGCTGGTCAACAATGCCGCCGTCATCTCCGACGAACTGGTGAGCCCAAAACCGTTCTGGGAGAAGCCCCTTGCTCTCGCCGACGTGCTGAATGTCGGGCTGCGGTCTTCTTATGTGGCGTCGTGGTACGCCGCGCCGCTGCTCGTCGCGCAGCAGCGGGGCCTGATCGCCTTCACCTCGTCCCCGGGGTCGGTGTGCTACATGCACGGGCCGGCCTACGGGGCTCAGAAGGCCGGGGTGGACAAAATGGTTGCCGACATGGCCGTCGACTTCCGCGGCACGGGTGTCGCGACGGCTTCGATCTGGATGGGCATCCTGCTCACCGAGCGACTGCGCGGCGCGTTCGCCGGCAACGCAGCAGCGCTGGCGAAGACCGCCGAACATGCCGAAACCCCGGAGTTCACCGGTTATTTGATCGATGCGCTGTACGGCGACCCGGCGCTGGATGAGCTCAGCGGGCAGACGTTCATCGGCGCCGAACTGGCCGAACGCTACGGCATCACCGACGAGGGTGGCCGGCGGCCGCCGTCGCACCGGCACCTGGCCGAGCCCCGGGTGCCGAGCACGGTAGTGGTGCGGTAG
- a CDS encoding alpha/beta hydrolase — protein sequence MTLDPDAAARVASFGDLPPMRVRGLAAVRAAIEGAPLPENMPAMCDVTETLADSVPVRIYRPTTDSVGPVLVYFHGGGLVMGSNHSFEPLARALAAASGAIVVAVDYRLAPESPPPAQFDDAYAATEWAARQPWTDDLVVVGDSAGGALAAGVALAARDRHGPGICLQVLLYPGLDRDMTAPSIIYLADAPMLCRDDIDYLHGLAHCDADPYLVPAYAEDLSGLPPAIVVTAGCDPIRDWGERYADRLREAGVQTTLTRYPGMYHGFLMRPEATARGRLAIAELGGLLRAKFAHPLPFCDKTSSLPTP from the coding sequence ATGACGCTGGATCCCGACGCCGCGGCACGGGTCGCCTCATTTGGTGATCTCCCGCCGATGCGGGTGCGCGGTCTGGCCGCGGTGCGGGCGGCGATCGAAGGCGCTCCCCTGCCCGAAAACATGCCGGCGATGTGCGACGTGACCGAGACTCTCGCGGATTCCGTTCCGGTCCGGATCTATCGTCCGACAACCGATTCCGTCGGTCCGGTGTTGGTGTACTTCCACGGCGGCGGGCTGGTGATGGGGTCCAATCACTCCTTCGAACCGCTGGCCCGCGCGCTGGCGGCAGCATCGGGAGCGATCGTCGTCGCCGTCGACTATCGATTGGCGCCCGAATCGCCGCCACCGGCACAGTTCGACGACGCTTACGCCGCCACCGAGTGGGCCGCCCGACAACCCTGGACCGACGACCTCGTCGTCGTGGGCGACAGCGCGGGCGGCGCCTTGGCGGCCGGGGTGGCGCTGGCCGCGCGTGATCGCCACGGTCCGGGCATTTGCTTGCAGGTGTTGTTGTATCCCGGTCTGGATCGCGACATGACCGCTCCGTCGATCATTTACCTGGCCGATGCCCCGATGCTGTGCCGCGACGATATCGACTACCTGCACGGCCTCGCCCACTGCGATGCCGACCCCTATCTCGTCCCGGCCTACGCCGAGGATCTCAGCGGGCTGCCGCCGGCCATCGTGGTGACGGCGGGCTGCGACCCGATCAGGGATTGGGGCGAACGCTACGCCGACCGGCTGCGCGAGGCGGGCGTGCAGACCACCCTCACCCGCTATCCGGGGATGTACCACGGGTTCCTGATGCGGCCCGAGGCGACGGCACGCGGCCGGCTGGCGATCGCCGAACTCGGCGGCCTGCTGCGCGCCAAATTCGCTCATCCGCTGCCCTTTTGCGACAAGACATCGTCATTGCCAACCCCATAA
- a CDS encoding hypothetical protein (frameshifted, deletion at around 2310973) codes for MGVWNLSSVGGVVAIPLQAPYIMSKHAVLAMTECLRLDVEKAGHGNHIHVQAVLPGAVVSNIFESAGGVDGGGDTASAEAQRAAMLDIKAAAMDPLAAAQTLFEQAAKGRFYLVTQDSVTSAMKQRAEVLAAQSPPALK; via the coding sequence GTGGGTGTGTGGAATCTGTCCTCGGTCGGCGGCGTGGTGGCGATCCCGTTGCAGGCGCCCTACATCATGAGCAAGCACGCGGTGCTCGCGATGACCGAGTGCCTGCGCCTCGACGTCGAGAAAGCCGGGCACGGCAACCACATTCACGTGCAGGCGGTGCTGCCCGGCGCCGTGGTTTCCAACATCTTCGAGTCGGCGGGCGGGGTCGATGGGGGCGGTGACACCGCTTCGGCCGAGGCGCAGCGCGCGGCCATGCTGGACATTAAGGCCGCGGCCATGGATCCGCTGGCGGCCGCGCAGACGTTGTTCGAGCAAGCAGCGAAGGGCCGGTTCTATCTGGTGACCCAGGATTCGGTCACCTCGGCCATGAAGCAGCGAGCCGAAGTGCTTGCCGCGCAAAGTCCTCCGGCTCTGAAATGA
- a CDS encoding hypothetical protein (frameshifted, deletion at around 2310973), with translation MSVRDAFCGGVAVITGAGAGIGAGLARYANRLGMTVVLADIDADAVAALHDELGGGAVDVVCDVRDPDAVQDLADRTYRDIGPVRLLVNNAGVEQFGYLWDTPLDNWQRVVDVNISGVFHGVRAFLPKMMATDDPAWVCGICPRSAAWWRSRCRRPTS, from the coding sequence GTGAGCGTCCGCGACGCGTTCTGCGGCGGTGTGGCCGTGATCACCGGCGCCGGCGCGGGGATCGGTGCGGGACTGGCGCGGTACGCGAACCGGTTGGGCATGACCGTCGTCCTGGCCGACATCGATGCCGACGCCGTCGCGGCGCTGCACGACGAACTCGGTGGCGGGGCCGTCGATGTGGTGTGCGACGTGCGTGACCCGGATGCGGTGCAGGACTTGGCCGACCGTACCTACCGCGATATCGGTCCGGTGCGGTTACTGGTCAACAACGCCGGAGTCGAGCAGTTCGGGTACTTGTGGGACACCCCGCTGGACAACTGGCAACGCGTGGTCGACGTCAATATCAGCGGCGTCTTCCACGGGGTCCGGGCGTTTCTGCCGAAGATGATGGCTACCGACGATCCGGCGTGGGTGTGTGGAATCTGTCCTCGGTCGGCGGCGTGGTGGCGATCCCGTTGCAGGCGCCCTACATCATGA
- a CDS encoding acyl-CoA dehydrogenase — protein sequence MSVDPDLVDMMGAVFAEYAHDPKLWQRLDELGLVRLTGAEEHGGSGAGWFEAAELLSAAARHGARIPLAEHDLLACWLLESSGLAVDGAVRTVCMLDKQGRARDVPWADTADRVVVVWRGDGGFQVADVAAEELTITPGANLIGEPRDEVAASLTGLQGVQVGLPLVTQLRLKSGLVRAIQVCAALDQILQLSIEHVSSRIQFGRPLSKFQAVQNLVSDIAAEAALARAATEAALAVGVTSDWAAENLEFLVAVARSCAGHAASVVVRNAHQVHGAIGTTREHRLHEFTRAALAWRSEFGSVRYWDDQVTDSAMYASAGGLWGLITGS from the coding sequence ATGAGTGTCGACCCGGACCTGGTGGACATGATGGGCGCCGTCTTCGCCGAGTACGCCCACGACCCGAAGCTGTGGCAGCGGCTCGATGAGCTGGGGCTGGTGCGGTTGACCGGCGCCGAAGAACACGGCGGCAGCGGAGCCGGCTGGTTCGAAGCCGCCGAACTGCTCAGTGCCGCGGCCCGTCATGGAGCACGAATCCCGTTGGCGGAACACGACTTATTGGCATGCTGGCTGCTGGAGTCCAGCGGGCTGGCGGTCGACGGCGCGGTGCGCACGGTGTGCATGCTCGACAAGCAGGGGCGCGCTCGTGACGTGCCTTGGGCGGACACGGCCGACCGTGTGGTGGTCGTATGGCGCGGTGACGGCGGATTCCAGGTCGCCGATGTCGCCGCCGAGGAGCTCACGATCACCCCGGGCGCCAACCTGATCGGCGAACCCCGCGACGAAGTGGCCGCCTCTTTGACCGGGCTGCAGGGCGTGCAGGTGGGTTTACCGCTGGTCACCCAGCTGCGGCTGAAGTCCGGGCTGGTGCGCGCCATTCAGGTGTGTGCCGCACTCGATCAGATTCTGCAACTGTCCATCGAGCATGTGAGTTCGCGCATCCAGTTCGGCCGTCCGCTGTCGAAATTCCAGGCCGTGCAGAACCTGGTCTCCGATATCGCCGCCGAGGCCGCACTCGCCCGGGCTGCCACCGAGGCCGCGCTGGCCGTCGGGGTCACCAGCGACTGGGCGGCGGAAAATCTGGAATTCCTTGTCGCCGTGGCACGTTCGTGCGCAGGGCATGCGGCTTCGGTGGTGGTGCGCAACGCGCATCAGGTGCACGGGGCGATCGGCACCACCCGTGAGCACCGGTTGCACGAATTCACCCGGGCCGCTCTGGCGTGGCGGTCGGAGTTCGGTTCGGTGCGGTACTGGGACGACCAGGTCACCGACTCGGCGATGTACGCGAGCGCCGGAGGACTGTGGGGGCTGATCACCGGATCCTGA
- a CDS encoding acyl-CoA dehydrogenase, which produces MADTAVIRLVPPAGIDDAATRELRAEVRMFVAEQIAAGAFTPSVDAWLTRWDENFTAALAERGWLGMTVPAEYGGHGRSFLERFVVTEELLAAGAPVAAHWIADRQIVPSLLKYGTEAQKRHFLPRIVRGECFFGIGMSEPDSGSDLASVRTKAEQVEGGWTLSGTKVWTSGAHLAHAFIALARTAPVDPSNRHAGLSQFLVDLHGPGIEVRPIISMNGAHHFNEVIFDNAFVPDNMVFGEIGDGWKQVTSELSFERSGPERFLSTFGLLAACADRMAANTIPRDAGLGRLVARVAGLHQMSTAVAGALERHEPADVPAAVVKVLGTTTEGDIAEFADLQDSPDAIFTELTRAAVDQRPGFTLRGGTNEVLRGVIARGLGMR; this is translated from the coding sequence GTGGCGGACACGGCAGTGATCAGGCTGGTGCCGCCCGCCGGAATCGACGACGCAGCGACCCGGGAATTACGCGCCGAGGTGCGCATGTTCGTCGCCGAGCAGATCGCGGCGGGCGCGTTCACCCCGTCCGTCGACGCGTGGCTGACCCGCTGGGACGAGAACTTCACCGCGGCGTTGGCCGAGCGCGGTTGGCTCGGTATGACCGTGCCGGCCGAGTACGGCGGGCACGGTCGCTCGTTTCTGGAGCGATTCGTGGTCACCGAGGAGCTACTGGCCGCCGGCGCCCCGGTGGCCGCGCACTGGATCGCCGACCGCCAGATCGTGCCGTCGCTGCTCAAATACGGCACCGAAGCGCAGAAGCGGCACTTCTTGCCGCGGATCGTGCGCGGCGAGTGCTTCTTCGGCATCGGGATGAGCGAACCGGACTCCGGCTCCGACCTGGCCAGCGTCCGCACCAAGGCCGAGCAGGTGGAGGGCGGCTGGACGCTGTCGGGCACCAAGGTGTGGACCTCGGGGGCACACCTGGCGCACGCCTTCATCGCGCTGGCCCGCACCGCGCCGGTAGACCCGTCGAACCGCCATGCCGGGCTCAGCCAGTTCCTCGTCGACCTGCACGGCCCCGGGATCGAGGTGCGTCCGATCATCTCGATGAACGGCGCGCACCACTTCAACGAGGTCATCTTCGACAACGCGTTCGTGCCCGACAACATGGTGTTCGGCGAGATCGGCGACGGCTGGAAGCAGGTCACCTCCGAGCTGAGCTTCGAACGCAGCGGGCCCGAACGATTCCTGTCCACGTTCGGATTGCTGGCGGCCTGCGCCGACCGGATGGCCGCCAACACCATCCCCCGCGACGCCGGTCTGGGAAGACTGGTGGCGCGGGTCGCGGGCCTGCACCAGATGTCCACCGCGGTGGCCGGGGCGCTGGAGCGCCACGAGCCGGCCGACGTGCCTGCGGCGGTCGTCAAAGTGCTGGGCACCACCACCGAGGGTGACATCGCCGAATTCGCCGACCTGCAGGACTCCCCCGACGCGATCTTCACGGAGTTGACGCGGGCAGCGGTGGATCAGCGGCCCGGCTTCACCCTGCGCGGCGGCACCAACGAGGTGCTGCGCGGGGTCATCGCGCGCGGATTGGGGATGCGATGA
- a CDS encoding enoyl-CoA hydratase has translation MSNPLEITDSGPIRTWTINLPSVGNAITGKDVIAAFEAAVDSANLDTEIRAVILTGEGKIFSAGGNVKEMADKTSIFGLDALDQRYAYVDGIQRIPRALGRLEVPLIAAVNGAAIGAGCDVAMMCDIRIASERASFAESFVQLGLIPGDGGTWFLQRAAGYERAAEMTFSGDRVDAATALEWGLVSRVVPHDDLLPAARELAERIAKNPPHALRMAKRLLQESRTGSLETTLAMAAAMQPLAHRDPEHEQRIAKWRTRQ, from the coding sequence ATGAGCAACCCCCTGGAAATCACCGACTCCGGACCGATCCGGACCTGGACGATCAACCTGCCCTCAGTCGGCAACGCGATCACCGGCAAGGATGTGATCGCCGCGTTCGAAGCCGCGGTGGACTCCGCCAACCTCGACACCGAGATCCGGGCGGTGATCCTGACCGGTGAGGGCAAGATCTTCTCGGCCGGCGGCAACGTCAAGGAGATGGCCGACAAGACGAGCATCTTCGGCCTCGACGCGCTCGACCAGCGCTACGCCTACGTGGACGGAATTCAGCGCATTCCGCGGGCGCTGGGGCGCCTCGAAGTACCGCTGATCGCCGCCGTCAACGGCGCCGCGATCGGCGCCGGCTGCGACGTCGCGATGATGTGCGACATCCGAATCGCTTCCGAGCGTGCGTCTTTCGCGGAGAGCTTCGTTCAGCTCGGCCTCATTCCCGGGGACGGCGGCACCTGGTTTCTGCAGCGCGCCGCCGGCTACGAGCGGGCCGCGGAGATGACCTTCTCCGGTGACCGCGTCGACGCGGCGACGGCCCTGGAGTGGGGTCTGGTCAGCCGGGTGGTGCCGCACGACGACCTGCTGCCGGCGGCGCGGGAACTCGCCGAGCGGATCGCCAAGAACCCCCCGCACGCGCTGCGGATGGCCAAGCGGTTGTTGCAGGAGTCGCGCACCGGTTCCCTGGAGACGACACTGGCCATGGCCGCCGCCATGCAACCACTGGCCCACCGCGATCCCGAGCACGAGCAACGCATCGCCAAGTGGCGGACACGGCAGTGA